A single window of Plasmodium relictum strain SGS1 genome assembly, contig: PRELSG_00_v1_95, whole genome shotgun sequence DNA harbors:
- the GPAA1 gene encoding glycosylphosphatidylinositol anchor attachment 1 protein, putative, whose amino-acid sequence MGFSENPKFLLLIKRIFKKWKAIGFIVSIIGFFYFCIFNKINKNAELDARTFTPYPGNSILNKENENFFKNTNNYFLNYKYEGEHIIDIIHEYIKKISPLIETKRHKITVNNKIDDYILVINVPCKFCNNVENLIIVINFDYKERKYFHSLSVGLTLIDHFSNCNYMSKDITFLFTNKELLYSLGIQEFIQFYFYDNLNNRKLITRSATIIEFDSIYPSYIKINYDSLNGMLPNQDLILLLTNELYHYSIPVKTEQTHNVILDMAFEKNYEKGHIYFLRENIPSFTTTGSSKIPLKNKAINLFNFTKALQSYLRSQSNTHEGFCHSSNFYFFHTIKTHIPISIYCYSVYLICCYCVLKLMKSKIFRNYINFLIGLYIYIITILIISLPIYLFSTNDKVYDLLNLEKKLPLCDEWHPDNFTTYIKITNYWIGIFIISIVTAFVFNYFISHIVNKFHKGNDYCKVKKVEKIVILKKIKDLKTKKKNLSNFLINNKNYKQDINLKSDEKEHVIKPKVIHSDDENFILEKKNRNLIKEIECKIEKMEKKLKILDNENVKYIFKNSVAPYSSIMNYMNLFYFILIVLLSSLYNWSYSAIFCIIFVVPISILHKINKKPKKIVQKIIIIFFIIFTLIYIYPYESFIIDERHKLTNFLMKIFRKCEKYLSNSELSKIKYFPDFLYSICSNKYFDYLYSNKYFLNNQDIKFYYSHEIKNSVLLNMYNLARNHYCIGSLAYPLICFTIFPIYFYILFIFFFS is encoded by the exons ATGGGTTTTTCAGAGAATCCCAAattcttattattaataaaaagaatttttaaaaagtggAAAGCTATAGg ATTTATAGTATCTATAATtggatttttttatttttgtatatttaataaaataaataaaaatgctgAGTTAGATGCGCGTACCTTCACCCCGTATCCTGGAAATTCTAtcttaaataaagaaaatgagaatttttttaaaaatacgaataattattttttaaattataaatatgaagGAGAACATATAATTGATATTATAcatgaatatattaaaaaaatatcccCTTTGATAGAAACAAAAAGACATAAAATAACAGTGAATAATAAGATTGATGATTATATACTGGTAATTAATGTTCCCTGCAAGTTTTGCAATAATgtagaaaatttaataattgtaataaattttgattataaagaaagaaaatatttccaTTCTTTAAGTGTTGGTTTGACATTAATTGATCATTTTTCTAATTGTAACTATATGAGTAAAgatataacatttttatttacgaATAAAGAGTTGTTGTACTCATTGGGAATTCAAGAATTTATacagttttatttttatgataatttaaataacagAAAATTAATAACAAGATCAGCAACAATAATAGAATTTGATTCTATTTATCCatcatatattaaaattaattatgaTAGTTTAAATGGAATGTTACCTAATCaagatttaattttattattaacgAATGAGTTATATCATTATAGTATTCCTGTAAAAACAGAACAAACTCACAATGTAATTTTAGATATGgcatttgaaaaaaattatgaaaaaggacatatttattttttaag agaaAACATCCCATCATTCACTACCACGGGAAGTAGTAAAATTCCACTAAAGAATAAAGCGATAAAtctatttaattttacaaaagCACTTCAAAGCTATTTAAGAAGTCAAAGTAATACACATGAGGGATTTTGCCATTcatcaaatttttattttttccataCTATTAAAACGCATATACCTATTAGTATATATTGCTACAGTGTTTATCTAATATGCTGTTATTgtgttttaaaattaatgaaatctAAAATTTTTCGAaactatataaattttttaataggcttatacatttatattataactattttaattatttcattacCAATATACTTGTTTTCAACAAATGATAAAGTGTATGATCTTCTAAATTTAGAAAAGAAACTACCATTATGCGATGAATGGCACCCTGACAATTTTACAACTTATATAAAGATAACTAACTACTGGATaggtatttttattatttcaataGTTACTgcttttgtttttaattattttatttcgcATATCGTTAATAAATTTCATAAAGGAAATGATTATTGTAAAGTAAAGAAAGTagaaaaaattgtaattttaaaaaaaataaaagatttgaaaacgaaaaaaaaaaatttaagtaactttcttattaataataaaaattataaacaagatataaatttaaaatctGACGAAAAAGAACATGTAATAAAACCTAAAGTTATCCATAGTGAcgatgaaaattttattcttgaaaaaaaaaatagaaatttaattaaagagATAGAGTGTAAGAtagaaaaaatggaaaaaaaactaaaaatactagataatgaaaatgtaaaatacatttttaaaaattcagtAGCACCATATTCTTCaataatgaattatatgaatcttttttattttattttaatagtaCTATTATCATCG TTATATAATTGGTCGTATTCAGCAATATTTTGTATCATATTCGTTGTTCCTATATCaatattacataaaattaaCAAGAAACCCAAAAAAATTGTTcagaaaattattattattttttttattatttttacattaatCTATATATATCCATATGAAAGTTTTATTATa gATGAAAGACATAAGCTAACTAATTTTttgatgaaaatttttagGAAATgcgaaaaatatttaagtaaTTCTGAACtgtcaaaaataaaatattttccagattttttatattctatttGTTCAAATAAGtattttgattatttatattcaaataaatattttctaaataacCAAGACatcaaattttattatagtcATGAAATCAAAAATAgtgttttattaaatatgtataatcTAGCTAGGAATCATTATTGTATAGGTTCTTTGGCCTATCCACTAATCTGCTTTACTATATTCCcaatatatttctatatattgtttatattttttttttcgtaa
- the ERCC4 gene encoding DNA repair endonuclease, putative, whose translation MYPLYYEKKIVKKLIQYDALILLADGFNELNILALFIFYYQNKCLWYENYINHKNIFFDLFKLNIDIINDDNEESKNEERFDKLNDFNKKSENINENLKNDENHNICNQIKNDNNENNLNNVGNKNKLIFILNVTPKEYSLFLKYQIQLYEEINKFDKLFNNNVKINYLKTEYIRNQKSNERIEMYIKRGVYFISSNVLLIDLLTFKIIPEIIDGIFICKNHKLIYNMKEIFIIEIFRKRNKFGFIKGISNNKKLINSQHISNIARKLFIKKIYCYPRFHKNVHTSLNNKYIQPNIYELNLDLPDETKKIEENILNLIHYLNLEIKKFHTFDDFDINSLLYSDSAENYIMNYIKSKNLTYNTKKLLKEIVILVNVLYNLYNYDSLIFYNYLNNLKEADKESIWMYCNEANEISYLSNERKNNFLKKINMDKEQIEMDNIQNVINKIHSDNRYFHKSYEAKREENEKYKWIYELVYNRDMNLKEYRKMILKRSYIKKNSIKRKNCNKNYVSNQILNKKIKITKNRHSKYEKELELHLDNKEKVTEIGKTENSNFNFKIKCENDDSMNKFLNIEKNIFNQKDNINENKEVYACDEVNKEKMFLIDQKVKKEQNYFNNDSTNSEKEETNKDKKKFHNNNRDDTVNIDKIDYSIVIIVDNFYAQKEIYNLLLHKNENNLDFNLFLKCEEKINEYYISDSSLDSLNDSEKSFKSKKKISLGNINYHIPYKMIKNKTLNLKYIKPKIYILCINKHYDNIYTSEHFINNCYKKIDMINLENQKDFLNSNDKEKSVGKKEDQKDNLDDSSYQSDTLFEINEYSGNLDFLELFLIKIKPHRIILTDLDLSIFRNIEIYCARLFRYNVFKLHKEKYFEELIMYEKNNLIYDNFHEDNFPIKKEEKKKKKNNNNNNYETVRQKERSKGINNFKIIKILSDMCNTIEVFLIFYKNSIFYNKYLNNIKIEKSNWLNFIENKNNLRFEIDRNIFNKNEELFKKVINSYFLFQKKFKENKKNLMNFNKALCEEFKKFQEVKIDEQIENKNVLVNTLNSNFISMEEEDIFIENYKNKINKKSEIVTFDEKTIQKIQELLDNFSIDSFNLNFILYSIFNNTKPIIIVDIRELKSDLSYKLYRSKMHIIPYSLLVGDYILTKDICVERKTIVDLIQSLNNNRLHNQIYQMSKYYSIYVLLIEFNNKHLFYFSSLNDKYSIYTKLIIICLQFSKLKILWSPFSLFTVKLFWSLKVNSEQPDIFKSLHIDISLQKNTHEQIESYQKQEKKQTENDIEIDSKPEKDEEKKEQERNNIEQIKITGKLVDEHIDKSSDDEDINIKAYKYGTINDLFDKNLNKLNKLNNEKVIKKIENVTNWNAIEILKSLPGVTEKNMHLIINNVNSLYDLCEKKIEELENYMSKKNAKMLYEFLNTDVS comes from the coding sequence atgtatcCTTTATATTATGAGAAAAAgattgtaaaaaaattaatacaatACGAtgcattaatattattagcAGATGGATTTAACGAATTAAATATTCTAgcactttttattttttattatcaaaataaGTGCTTATGGTATgagaattatataaatcataaaaatattttctttgatttatttaaattaaatatagacATAATAAACGATGATAATGAAGAAAGCAAAAATGAGGAGCGTTTTGATAAGCttaatgattttaataaaaagagtGAGAATATAAacgaaaatttaaaaaatgatgaaaatcaTAATATTTGTAATCagataaaaaatgataataatgaaaataacttaaataatgtaggaaataaaaacaaattgatatttatattaaatgtgACACCTAAAGAATATAGCTTATTTCTGAAATATCAAATCCAGTTATAtgaagaaattaataaatttgataaattatttaataataatgttaaaataaattacctAAAAACTGAATACATAAGAAATCAAAAATCAAATGAAAGAATTGAAATGTATATCAAAAGAGGagtatattttatatcatcAAATGTCTTATTAATAGATTTATtaacatttaaaataataccAGAAATTATTGATGGTATTTTCATTTGTAAAAATCATAaacttatttataatatgaaAGAAATTTTCATCATAgaaatatttagaaaaagaaataaatttgGTTTTATTAAAGGaataagtaataataaaaaattaataaatagtcaacatatttcaaatattgccagaaaattattcataaaaaaaatatactgtTATCCAAgatttcataaaaatgttCATACTTCATTaaacaataaatatatacaaccaaatatatatgaattaaatttAGATTTACCTgatgaaacaaaaaaaattgaagagaatattttaaatttaattcattatttaaatttagaaataaagaaatttcaCACATTTGATGATTTTGATATAAACTCCTTATTATACTCAGATAGTGCAGAAAACTatataatgaattatatCAAAAGCAAAAATCTTActtataatacaaaaaaattacttaaaGAAATTGTCATATTAGTTAATgtcttatataatttatacaaTTATGATAGTttgatattttataattatttaaataatttaaaggaAGCAGATAAGGAATCAATTTGGATGTATTGTAATGAAGCAAATgaaatttcttatttatctaacgaaagaaaaaacaattttttaaaaaaaattaatatggATAAGGAACAAATAGAGATGGACAATATAcaaaatgtaataaataaaatacataGTGATAATagatattttcataaatcaTATGAAGCAAAAAgggaagaaaatgaaaaatataaatggaTATATGAATTAGTTTATAATAGAGATatgaatttaaaagaatatagaaaaatgattttaaaaagGAGTtacataaagaaaaattccattaaaagaaaaaattgtaataaaaattatgtaagcaatcaaattttaaataaaaaaataaaaataacaaaaaataggCATTCTAAATATGAAAAGGAGTTAGAACTCCATTTAgacaataaagaaaaagtaacTGAAATTGGAAAAACAGAAAATTCTAACTTCAATTTCAAAATTAAGTGTGAAAATGATGATTCAATGAATAAATTTcttaatattgaaaaaaatatatttaatcaaaaagataatataaatgaaaacaaaGAAGTATATGCATGTGATGAagtaaataaagaaaaaatgtttttaataGACCAAAAAGTAAAGAAGgaacaaaattattttaataacgATTCAACAAATAGCgaaaaagaagaaacaaacaaagataaaaaaaaatttcataataataatagagaTGATACTGTtaatatagataaaattGACTACTCAATTGTAATAATAGTTGATAATTTTTATGCtcaaaaagaaatttataatttattattacataaaaatgaaaataatttagattTCAATCTCTTTCTAAAAtgtgaagaaaaaattaatgaatattatatatCCGATTCTTCATTAGATTCTTTAAATGATTCTGAAAAATCTttcaaaagtaaaaaaaaaatttctttaggaaatattaattatCATATACCatataaaatgataaaaaataaaacattgaacttaaaatacataaagccaaagatttatattttatgtattaaTAAGCACTATGATAACATTTACACTAGTGaacattttattaataattgctataaaaaaattgatatgattaatttagaaaatcaAAAAGATTTTTTGAATAGtaatgataaagaaaaatctGTAGGAAAAAAAGAGGATCAAAAAGATAATTTAGATGATTCATCTTATCAAAGTGATACattatttgaaataaatgaatatagtGGAAACTTAGATTTTTTAGAATtgtttttgataaaaataaaaccgCATAGAATTATTCTAACAGATCTTGATTTGAGTATTTTTCGGAATATAGAAATTTATTGTGCACGGCTGTTTCGATATAACGTATTTAAATTGCATAAAGAAAAGTACTTTGAAGAATTAATTatgtatgaaaaaaataatttaatatatgacAACTTTCATGAGGATAATTTCccaattaaaaaagaagaaaaaaaaaaaaaaaaaaataataataataataattatgaaacAGTGAGACAAAAAGAAAGAAGTAAaggaataaataattttaaaataataaaaatattaagtgATATGTGCAATACGATTgaagtatttttaattttttacaaaaatagtatattttataataaatacttaaataatataaaaattgaaaaaagtaattggttaaattttattgaaaataaaaataatcttCGTTTTGAAATTGATCGtaatatatttaacaaaaatgaaGAACTTTTTAAGAAAGTTataaattcttattttttatttcaaaaaaaatttaaagaaaataagaaaaatttaatgaattttaaCAAAGCATTATGTGAagaattcaaaaaatttcaaGAAGTTAAAATAGATGAacaaatagaaaataaaaatgtattagtAAATACTCTTAATAGTAATTTTATAAGTATGGAAGAAGAagatatttttatagaaaattataaaaataagattaataaaaaaagtgaaattgTTACTTTTGATGAAAAAACTATTCAGAAAATTCAAGAATTATTAGATAATTTCTCTATagattcttttaatttaaactTTATATTGTATAGTATCTTCAATAATACAAAACCAATAATTATAGTAGACATCAGAGAATTGAAATCTGATTTATCATATAAGTTATATAGGAGTAAAATGCATATTATTCCTTATTCTTTATTAGTTGGTGATTATATATTAACAAAAGACATTTGTGTTGAAAGAAAAACTATAGTAGACTTAATTCAATCATTAAACAATAATAGATTACACAATCAAATATATCAAATGTCAAAGTATTATtctatatatgtattattaatagaatttaacaataaacatttattttatttttcttcattaaatgataaatattcTATTTACACTAagttaattattatatgcCTTCAATTTTCTaaacttaaaattttatggagtcctttttctctttttactGTTAAACTTTTTTGGTCATTAAAAGTAAATTCAGAACAACCAGATATATTCAAATCGCTTCACATTGATATAtctttacaaaaaaatacacATGAACAAATTGAAAGTTATCAGAAACAAGAAAAGAAACAAACAGAAAATGATATTGAAATAGATAGCAAACCAGAaaaagatgaagaaaaaaaagaacaagaaagaaataatatagaacaaataaaaataactggAAAACTGGTGGATGAGCATATTGATAAAAGTTCTGATGATgaagatataaatataaaagcaTATAAATACGGAACaataaatgatttatttgacaaaaatttaaataaattaaataaattaaacaatgaaaaagtaattaaaaaaatcgAAAATGTTACTAATTGGAATGCCattgaaattttaaaatcaCTTCCTGGGGttacagaaaaaaatatgcatcttataataaataatgttAATTCATTATATGATTtatgtgaaaaaaaaatagaggaactagaaaattatatgagtaaaaaaaatgcaaaaatgctatatgaatttttaaatacagatgtatcataa